Proteins encoded in a region of the Falco rusticolus isolate bFalRus1 chromosome 10, bFalRus1.pri, whole genome shotgun sequence genome:
- the MAFB gene encoding transcription factor MafB — protein MAGELSIGAELPTSPLAMEYVNDFDLMKFDVKKEPLGRNDRSGRHCTRLQPAGSVSSTPISTPCSSVPSSPSFSPTEQKTHLEDLYWMANSYQQMNPEALNLTPEDAVEALIGSHQVSQQLQGFESFRAHHHHHHHHHQHHHQYPAVTHEDLAGSGHPHHHHHHHHQASPTPSTSSSSSQQLQNSHQQHPPSSSVEDRFSDDQLVSMSVRELNRHLRGFTKDEVIRLKQKRRTLKNRGYAQSCRYKRVQQKHHLENEKTQLIQQVEQLKQEVTRLARERDAYKLKCEKLASNGFREAGSTSDNPSSPEFFM, from the coding sequence ATGGCCGGAGAGCTCAGCATCGGAGCCGAGCTGCCAACCAGCCCCCTGGCCATGGAGTATGTCAACGACTTCGACCTGATGAAGTTCGACGTGAAGAAGGAGCCCCTGGGCAGGAACGACCGCTCGGGCAGGCACTGCACCCGCCTGCAGCCCGCCGGCTCCGTGTCCTCCACCCCCATCAGCACCCCCTGCAGCTCCGTGCCCTCCTCGCCCAGCTTCAGCCCCACCGAGCAGAAGACCCACTTGGAGGACCTGTACTGGATGGCCAACAGCTACCAGCAGATGAACCCCGAGGCGCTGAACCTCACCCCGGAGGACGCTGTCGAAGCCCTCATTGGGTCCCACCAGGtgtcccagcagctgcaaggCTTCGAGAGCTTCCGTGcccaccaccatcaccatcaccaccatcaCCAACACCACCACCAGTACCCTGCAGTCACTCACGAAGACCTGGCCGGCAGCGGGcaccctcaccaccaccaccatcaccaccaccaggCCTCTCCCACTCcttccacctcctccagctcctcccagcagctccagaactcgcaccagcagcatcccccctCCAGCAGCGTGGAGGACCGGTTCTCCGATGACCAGCTGGTCTCCATGTCTGTGAGGGAGCTCAACAGGCACCTCCGAGGCTTCACCAAAGATGAGGTGATCCGCCTCAAGCAGAAGAGGAGGACCTTGAAGAACAGGGGCTATGCCCAGTCCTGCAGGTATAAACGTGTCCAGCAGAAACACCACCTGGAGAACGAAAAGACCCAACTCATTCAGCAGGTGGAACAGCTCAAGCAAGAAGTGACCCGGCTCGCCAGAGAGAGAGACGCCTACAAGCTCAAGTGTGAGAAACTTGCCAGCAATGGCTTCAGAGAGGCCGGCTCCACCAGTGACAACCCGTCTTCCCCCGAGTTCTTCATGtga